One window of the Xiphophorus couchianus chromosome 12, X_couchianus-1.0, whole genome shotgun sequence genome contains the following:
- the smn1 gene encoding survival motor neuron protein 1: MANGCEEVLFARGTGQSDDSDIWDDTALIKAYDKAVASFKTALKGEDESHASKKNQPGKKRKNNKKNQSRKRTNAPPDKEWQVGDSCSAYWSEDGQLYAATISSIDQQRGSCVVVYTGYGNKEEQNLDDLLLEISEADEAANPKEKVEESSTEESDRSSTPNQHKQLPHGKTQKSKTHKHPPSMWPPSFPGFPPGPPPMHDFGHRENRRSAGQGPVPPSWPPMMPFGPPMIPPPPPMSPDMVDDEALGSVLISWYMSGYHTGYYLGLKQGRKEANKWTKLHHK; encoded by the exons ATGGCGAATGGATGCGAAGAAGTGTTATTTGCCCGTGGAACTGGACAG AGTGATGATTCAGACATCTGGGATGACACCGCACTTATAAAGGCATACGATAAAGCAGTAGCATCTTTCAAG ACTGCTCTAAAAGGCGAAGATGAATCACATGCGTCAAAGAAAAACCAACCAGGAAAGAAAcgaaagaacaataaaaagaacCAGAGCAGAAAACGTACCAATGCACCACCTGATAAAGAG tGGCAGGTTGGGGACTCTTGTAGTGCTTACTGGTCAGAAGATGGCCAGCTCTATGCAGCCACCATCTCCTCCATAGACCAACAGAGGGGCAGTTGTGTAGTTGTTTATACTGGTTATGGTAATAAGGAGGAGCAGAACCTTGATGACCTGCTGTTGGAGATTTCAGAGGCGGATGAAGCAGCAAATCCTAAG GAAAAAGTGGAAGAATCTTCTACAGAAGAGAGCGACAGGTCGTCCACaccaaaccaacacaaacagcTTCCACACGGTAAAACTCAGAAGTCCAAAACTCACAAACACCCGCCTTCTATGTGGCCTCCCAGTTTCCCCGGGTTTCCCCCTGGACCTCCTCCAATGCACGATTTTGGACAT AGGGAAAACAGACGATCTGCTGGTCAAGGACCTGTACCTCCATCCTGGCCTCCTATGATGCCTTTTGGTCCTCCT ATGATCCCTCCACCTCCACCAATGAGTCCCGACATGGTGGATGATGAAGCTTTGGGTAGTGTGCTCATATCCTGGTACATGAGCGGATATCACACAGGATACTACCTG GGTTTGAAACAAGGACGGAAAGAAGCAAACAAGTGGACAAAGCTGCACCACAAATGA